One genomic window of Micrococcus flavus includes the following:
- a CDS encoding purine-nucleoside phosphorylase, translating into MTASDADSSPLRGDHPGFAEARDAAAVLAEATGAAEHRIAVVLGSGWGEAAELIGTERARVDLADVPGFHAPKVPGHNAVIRSVELPDGTRALVFGSRTHFYESRDAQAVAHTVRTAAAAGARTVVLTNGCGGLDPEIAPGTPVLIADHLNLTGATPLVGATFVDLTDLYSPRIRDIAREIDPSLTEGVYVQFSGPQYETPAEVRMAKALGGDLVGMSTALDAIAARHAGLEVFGMSLVTNHGAGIQETPLSHQEVVEAGQAAGPRISRVLADVIARL; encoded by the coding sequence GTGACCGCGTCCGACGCCGACTCCTCCCCCCTGCGCGGGGACCATCCCGGCTTCGCGGAGGCCCGCGACGCCGCCGCCGTGCTCGCGGAGGCGACGGGCGCGGCGGAGCACCGGATCGCCGTCGTGCTGGGCTCCGGCTGGGGCGAGGCGGCGGAGCTGATCGGCACCGAGCGGGCCCGCGTGGATTTGGCGGACGTGCCGGGCTTCCACGCCCCGAAGGTCCCCGGCCACAACGCCGTCATCCGCTCCGTGGAGCTGCCGGACGGCACGCGCGCCCTGGTGTTCGGCTCCCGCACCCACTTCTACGAGTCCCGGGACGCCCAGGCCGTGGCGCACACGGTCCGCACCGCCGCCGCGGCGGGCGCGCGCACCGTGGTGCTGACCAACGGCTGCGGCGGGCTGGACCCGGAGATCGCCCCGGGCACCCCCGTGCTGATCGCCGACCACCTCAACCTCACCGGCGCGACTCCCCTGGTCGGTGCCACGTTCGTGGACCTCACGGACCTGTACTCCCCGCGCATCCGGGACATCGCCCGCGAGATCGACCCCTCCCTCACCGAGGGCGTGTACGTGCAGTTCTCCGGTCCGCAGTACGAGACGCCCGCCGAGGTGCGCATGGCCAAGGCCCTCGGCGGCGACCTCGTGGGCATGTCCACGGCCCTGGACGCGATCGCCGCCCGCCACGCCGGCCTCGAGGTCTTCGGCATGTCCCTGGTGACCAACCACGGCGCCGGCATCCAGGAGACGCCGCTGTCCCACCAGGAGGTCGTGGAGGCCGGCCAGGCCGCCGGGCCCCGCATCTCGCGCGTCCTCGCGGACGTCATCGCCCGCCTCTGA
- a CDS encoding phospho-sugar mutase: MSPTPALDPQVLDLARRWSREDPDPAHRAVLDAELAAAGGEGPAAEAARASLASRFAGPLAFGTAGLRAEEGPGESRMNRLVVRRTAAGLGRHLWAELGADAAAPLVAVGYDARRGSADFARDTAAVLTAAGAQVVLLPRPLPTPVLAFAVRHLHADAGVMVTASHNPPADNGYKVYLGGRMTDEAGRGAQIVSPADAQIAAQIRHTDWVADVPMAEDGWETAGEDLVDAYREAALSVLDDEADPARDLRIVYTPLHGVGGEVLPGLLAAAGFTDVHVVPEQAEPDPAFPTVAFPNPEEPGAIDLALALAARVRADLVIANDPDADRLALAVPAPSPNDAAAPVWRMLSGDAVGTLLGAHLLPRLAAQGRSAANSVVSAPQLAALAEAAGVEHHVTLTGFKWISRAPHLGFGYEEALGYCVAPDLVRDKDGMTAALAAAELAARLAAQGRTLLDALADADAVTGAMPSAQVAVRVADLSIITDTMAALRAAGPATLAGEPVTVRRDLAAGSAALPATDALLFATDSGTRVLVRPSGTEPKLKCYLGTRDADPAVAAERLARLEAEVAALVAG; the protein is encoded by the coding sequence ATGAGCCCGACCCCCGCCCTCGACCCGCAGGTGCTGGACCTCGCGCGGCGGTGGTCCCGCGAGGACCCGGACCCCGCCCACCGCGCCGTGCTGGACGCGGAGCTGGCCGCCGCCGGCGGCGAGGGCCCGGCGGCGGAGGCGGCCCGCGCGTCGCTGGCGTCCCGGTTCGCCGGCCCGCTGGCGTTCGGCACGGCCGGGCTGCGCGCGGAGGAGGGGCCCGGCGAGTCCCGCATGAACCGGCTGGTGGTGCGCCGCACCGCCGCGGGCCTGGGCCGTCACCTGTGGGCGGAGCTGGGCGCGGACGCCGCGGCCCCGCTCGTGGCGGTGGGCTACGACGCCCGCCGCGGATCCGCCGACTTCGCCCGGGACACCGCCGCCGTGCTCACCGCCGCGGGTGCGCAGGTCGTGCTCCTGCCCCGCCCGCTGCCCACGCCCGTGCTGGCCTTCGCGGTGCGGCATCTGCACGCGGATGCCGGCGTCATGGTCACCGCGTCCCACAACCCGCCGGCGGACAACGGCTACAAGGTCTACCTCGGCGGCCGGATGACGGACGAGGCCGGGCGCGGTGCGCAGATCGTCTCCCCTGCGGACGCGCAGATCGCCGCGCAGATCCGCCACACGGACTGGGTCGCGGACGTCCCGATGGCCGAGGACGGCTGGGAGACCGCCGGGGAGGACCTCGTGGACGCCTACCGCGAGGCGGCCCTGTCCGTGCTCGACGACGAGGCCGACCCCGCCCGCGACCTGCGGATCGTCTACACCCCCCTGCACGGGGTGGGCGGGGAGGTCCTGCCGGGGCTGCTCGCCGCGGCCGGCTTCACGGACGTGCACGTGGTCCCCGAGCAGGCCGAGCCGGACCCGGCGTTCCCCACGGTGGCTTTCCCCAACCCGGAGGAGCCGGGCGCGATCGACCTGGCCCTGGCCCTCGCCGCGCGGGTCCGCGCGGACCTGGTGATCGCCAACGACCCCGACGCCGACCGCCTCGCCCTGGCCGTGCCCGCCCCCTCCCCCAACGACGCCGCCGCGCCCGTCTGGCGCATGCTCTCCGGGGACGCGGTGGGCACGCTGCTCGGCGCGCACCTGCTGCCCCGGCTGGCCGCGCAGGGCCGCTCCGCGGCCAACTCCGTGGTCTCCGCCCCGCAGCTGGCGGCACTGGCGGAGGCGGCCGGCGTCGAGCACCACGTCACGCTCACCGGCTTCAAGTGGATCTCGCGCGCCCCGCACCTGGGCTTCGGGTACGAGGAGGCCCTGGGGTACTGCGTGGCCCCGGACCTGGTGCGGGACAAGGACGGGATGACGGCGGCGCTGGCCGCGGCCGAGCTCGCCGCGCGCCTGGCCGCGCAGGGCCGCACCCTGCTGGACGCCCTCGCGGACGCGGACGCCGTCACGGGCGCCATGCCCAGCGCGCAGGTGGCCGTGCGCGTGGCGGACCTGTCGATCATCACGGACACCATGGCCGCCCTGCGGGCCGCCGGCCCGGCCACCCTGGCCGGGGAGCCGGTGACCGTGCGCCGTGACCTGGCCGCCGGCTCCGCCGCGCTGCCGGCCACGGACGCGCTGCTGTTCGCCACCGACTCCGGGACGCGCGTGCTGGTCCGGCCCTCCGGCACCGAGCCCAAGCTCAAGTGCTACCTGGGCACCCGGGACGCGGACCCGGCCGTGGCCGCCGAGCGCCTGGCGCGCCTGGAGGCGGAGGTGGCCGCGCTCGTCGCCGGCTGA
- the deoC gene encoding deoxyribose-phosphate aldolase has translation MTDSAPQLSTAELARYIDHTLLRPEASREDILNVVAEAREAQVKSVCVNPRWVREVHTALEGSDVLTCTVIGFPLGASSSAVKAFETTQAIADGADEVDMVIDIAAARAGDRARLEEDIDAVVQAAHASGPTGEGGALVKVIVETALLDDDAIVLACEAAVAAGADFVKTSTGFSTAGATAEHVALMRATVGPEIGVKASGGVRSRQDALTMIQAGATRIGASSALAILGDD, from the coding sequence ATGACCGACTCCGCACCGCAGCTGTCCACCGCCGAGCTCGCCCGCTACATCGACCACACCCTCCTCAGGCCGGAGGCCTCCCGCGAGGACATCCTCAACGTCGTCGCCGAGGCGCGCGAGGCCCAGGTCAAGAGCGTGTGCGTGAACCCGCGCTGGGTGCGCGAGGTGCACACGGCCCTCGAGGGCTCGGACGTGCTGACCTGCACCGTGATCGGCTTCCCGCTCGGGGCGAGCTCCTCGGCCGTGAAGGCGTTCGAGACCACCCAGGCCATCGCGGACGGCGCGGACGAGGTGGACATGGTCATCGACATCGCCGCGGCCCGCGCCGGGGACCGCGCCCGCCTCGAGGAGGACATCGACGCCGTGGTCCAGGCCGCGCACGCCTCGGGCCCGACCGGCGAGGGCGGCGCCCTGGTCAAGGTGATCGTGGAGACGGCCCTGCTGGACGACGACGCGATCGTCCTGGCCTGCGAGGCCGCCGTGGCCGCGGGCGCGGACTTCGTGAAGACCTCCACCGGCTTCTCCACCGCCGGCGCCACCGCCGAGCACGTGGCCCTGATGCGCGCCACGGTGGGCCCGGAGATCGGCGTGAAGGCCTCCGGCGGGGTGCGCAGCCGGCAGGACGCGCTGACCATGATCCAGGCCGGCGCCACCCGCATCGGCGCCAGCTCCGCCCTTGCTATCCTGGGAGACGACTGA
- a CDS encoding acyltransferase family protein gives MDALRLVSIAAVVLGHAYLADLRFNAYLEIWRMPLFFFLTGWFWTRRRPVLPDVSARFRALLVPYLLWSVLMSAVVLQWNRRDQLDGEHLRSLLAAGWYGGADQPPPWWAFWFISVLFFVTVLRRLLEHLPSWIAWAVALTGLVLAHVIPESGLARTPLGVGLALPCLFYVLCGESFRRHVVPRLRRHRAVLGTTLVLAGMLAVRLGLPPHNIKFGGFGTFLLTPVVGVVMSAGMVLVFGAFVERQLRTLARRTGTGHALRSGITALTRTGTVVVLLHGLVLMEVMRLGVEDDLVKFTVALGLSWAVGLALLATPLSRPLAGVPQQWHPLSPSTAGARP, from the coding sequence GTGGACGCCCTTCGTCTGGTGTCCATCGCCGCCGTGGTGTTGGGCCACGCCTACCTCGCGGACCTGCGGTTCAACGCGTACCTCGAGATCTGGCGGATGCCGCTGTTCTTCTTCCTCACCGGCTGGTTCTGGACGCGGCGCCGCCCGGTCCTCCCGGACGTGAGCGCCCGCTTCCGCGCCCTGCTGGTCCCCTACCTCCTGTGGTCCGTGCTGATGAGCGCGGTGGTGCTGCAGTGGAACCGGCGGGACCAGCTCGACGGCGAGCACCTGCGCTCCCTGCTGGCCGCCGGCTGGTACGGCGGCGCGGACCAGCCCCCGCCATGGTGGGCGTTCTGGTTCATCTCCGTGCTGTTCTTCGTCACCGTGCTGCGGCGCCTGCTGGAGCACCTGCCCTCCTGGATCGCATGGGCCGTGGCCCTGACGGGTCTGGTGCTCGCCCACGTGATCCCCGAGTCGGGGCTGGCCCGCACACCGCTCGGCGTGGGCCTGGCCCTGCCGTGCCTGTTCTACGTCCTCTGCGGGGAGTCCTTCCGCCGCCACGTGGTGCCCCGACTGCGCCGGCACCGGGCGGTGCTGGGCACCACGCTGGTCCTGGCGGGGATGCTGGCCGTCCGGCTGGGCCTGCCGCCGCACAACATCAAGTTCGGCGGGTTCGGCACGTTCCTGCTCACCCCCGTGGTGGGGGTGGTGATGTCCGCGGGCATGGTGCTGGTGTTCGGGGCGTTCGTAGAGCGCCAGCTGCGCACGCTGGCCCGGCGCACCGGCACGGGACACGCCCTCCGCTCGGGCATCACCGCCCTGACCCGCACCGGCACCGTGGTGGTGCTCCTCCACGGCCTCGTGCTCATGGAGGTCATGCGCCTGGGCGTGGAGGACGACCTGGTGAAGTTCACGGTGGCCCTCGGCCTGAGCTGGGCCGTGGGCCTGGCCCTGCTGGCCACCCCCCTGTCCCGTCCGCTGGCGGGCGTGCCGCAGCAGTGGCACCCGCTCAGCCCGTCCACCGCAGGAGCCCGCCCATGA
- a CDS encoding arsenate-mycothiol transferase ArsC, translating into MTWFSRPPLRSPFAAPEASPTPRTDDSDGAPGGIRILTVCTGNICRSAWAQHVLQARLDQRLGTGGAAVTSAGTGPNQALSVPRELLDLAGGDAALRGALEAHRPRLLTARVLEGQDLVLTATEAHRDAVVREAPAALRRSATFLRAGALFAELQAVAPGGGPGALADALARGQASRSRLRDRAADLPDPFRGPAAGYAAMVAALNPALDAAVEAVERALTRR; encoded by the coding sequence ATGACCTGGTTCTCCCGTCCCCCGCTGCGCTCGCCCTTCGCCGCGCCGGAGGCCTCTCCCACCCCGCGCACCGACGACAGCGACGGCGCCCCCGGCGGGATCCGCATCCTCACCGTGTGCACGGGCAACATCTGTCGCTCCGCCTGGGCCCAGCACGTGCTGCAGGCCCGCCTGGACCAGCGCCTCGGGACCGGTGGGGCGGCGGTGACGAGCGCGGGCACCGGCCCGAACCAGGCGCTCTCGGTGCCGCGCGAGCTGCTGGACCTGGCCGGCGGGGACGCGGCGCTGCGCGGGGCGCTGGAGGCGCACCGGCCGCGGCTGCTCACCGCGCGCGTGCTGGAGGGCCAGGACCTGGTGCTCACCGCCACGGAGGCCCACCGCGACGCCGTGGTCCGGGAGGCTCCGGCCGCGCTGCGCCGCTCGGCCACGTTCCTGCGGGCCGGGGCGCTGTTCGCCGAGCTCCAGGCCGTGGCCCCGGGCGGAGGCCCCGGCGCGCTGGCGGACGCGCTCGCCCGGGGGCAGGCCTCCCGGAGCCGGCTGCGGGACCGGGCCGCGGACCTGCCCGACCCGTTCCGCGGGCCGGCCGCCGGGTATGCGGCCATGGTCGCGGCCCTGAACCCCGCGTTGGACGCCGCGGTGGAGGCCGTGGAGCGGGCGCTCACGCGGCGGTGA